TCCAATGGCGATTTTACCTGTCCGATCGTCGTGCGCATGCCGGTTGGCGGTGGTATTTTTGGTGGTCAGACCCACAGTCAGAGCCCTGAAGCGCTGTTTACGCACGTTTCCGGCCTGAAAGTGGTCGTTCCCTCCAATCCGCATGACGCGAAGGGTCTGCTTATCTCAGCGATCGAAGACCCTGACCCGGTGATCTTCCTCGAACCCAAGCGGCTCTATAATGGGCCGTTCGACGGTCATTATGACAGGCCGGTAACGCCTTGGTCGAAGCACGACCTCGGCGAGGTTCCGGACGGTCATTATACGGTACCGCTTGGCAAGGCGATCAAGCGCCGTGAAGGTTCGAAGCTGACGATTCTTGCTTATGGCACAATGGTTTACGTGGCCGAAGCCGCTGCAGAGGAACATGGCATAGACGCCGAAATCATCGATCTTCGCACGCTTTTACCACTCGATCTCGAAACCATCATCGAATCCGTTTCAAAGACCGGCCGCTGCGTCGTCGTCCATGAAGCGACATTGACCTCGGGTTTTGGCGCGGAACTCGCGGCATTGGTCCAGGAACATTGTTTCTACAAGCTCGAAGCGCCGGTAGCGCGGGTAACCGGGTGGGACACGCCTTATCCGCATGCGCAGGAGTGGGACTATTTCCCGGGGCCCGTGCGTCTTGGACGCGCGCTTGTCGAAACGCTGGAGGGATAGCGCTATGGGTGAGTATATCATCAAGCTGCCGGATGTCGGTGAAGGCGTTGCGGAAGCTGAACTCGTTGAATGGAATGTGAAAATTGGCGATCTGGTGCGCGAGGACACGGTGCTTGCCGCTGTGATGACCGACAAGGCAACGGTCGAGATTCCGTCGCCAGTGGACGGCGAGATCATCTGGCTCGGCGGCGAGATTGGTCAGATCCTTGCGATCGGTTCGCCGCTGGTCCGCTTGAAGATTGAAGGTGAAGGCCACGTGGTCGAGGCCGTGCCAGCCAAACCGGTGAAGGCCGAGGCACCAGCAGCAGAGGCGGAGAAAAAGGCCGAAGTGCCAAAAGCTCCAGCCGAAAAACCAAAGCCAATAGCAGCTCTTACAGCGCCAAAAACGCCGGTTGTAACAAGTCCTTTTAGCGCCAACGCGCCGCGCGATGAAGGCGAGAAGCCGCTTGCGTCTCCGGCCGTTCGGTTGCGCGCAAAGGAGGCAGGCGTGGACCTTCGTCAGGTCAGCGGCACGGGCCCGGCCGGGCGCATTAGCCATGAAGATCTCGAAGCCTTCTTCGCGCGCGGTTCGCAAAAGCCCGGTGCCACGGCACTTGCTCCCGACAATTCCGTCAAGGAAATCAAGGTTGTAGGCTTGCGCCGCAAGATCGCGGAGAAGATGGCGATCGCCAAATCGCACATTCCGCACATCACCTATGTCGAGGAAATCGATGTCACCTCCCTGGAGGAATTGCGCGCAACACTCAATGCCAACAAGCGCGCCGAGCAGTCAAAACTGACCATTTTGCCTTTTCTGATGCGGGCGATGGTGCGGGCAATTGCCGATCAGCCGCAACTCAATGCGCTTTACGACGACGAAGCCAATGTTATCCATCAGCATGGCGGCGTTCACATCGGCATAGCGGCGCAAACGCCGAACGGCTTGGTGGTTCCAGTGGTCAAGCACGCCGAGGCGCGTACGCTCTGGGATTGCGCCGCAGAGGTCAATTTGCTGGCAGATGCGGCCAAAACCGGTACGGCAACGCGCGAACAGTTGAGCGGATCGACGATCACGATCACGTCGCTCGGCAGCATGGGCGGGGTGGTAACGACGCCGGTGATCAATTACCCTGAGGTTGCGATCATCGGCGTCAACAAGATCATGACACGGCCGATGTGGGACGGAACGAACTTTATCCCCCGCAAGATGATGAACCTGTCCTCGAGTTTCGACCATCGCGTTATCGACGGCTGGGATGCTGCTGTTTTCATTCAGCGAGATCAAGACGCTGCTTGAAACGCCGGCGCTGATTTTTGTGGAAGGTTGAGCGATGAAGGATATTTCCTGCAAACTGCTGGTCATCGGCGCGGGTCCCGGCGGCTATATCTGCGCCATTCGGGCTGGTCAGCTGAATGTCGATACGGTGATTGTCGAAGCGGCAAAGGTTGGCGGCACCTGCCTGATGGTCGGGTGCATTCCGTCCAAAGCACTGATCCATGCCGCGCAAGAGTTTGAAAAGGTTGCACATTTCGCCGCCAATCGGACACCTCTCGGTATTTCCGTGGGTGAACCGGCGATCGACTTTTCAAAGACTATCGCCTGGAAAGACGGGATCGTCAGCCGACTGAACAATGGCGTTGCCGGACTGCTCAAGAAGGCCAATGTCAAGATCGTCACCGGCAAGGCGAAATTCCGCGATGGCAAGACCGTGGAGGTCGAAACACTGACGGGCCAGCAGATCATCAGGGCAGAAAACGTAGTGATTGCAACGGGTTCGGCTCCTGTCGAGATTCCGTCGCTGCCGTTTGGCGGCAATGTCATTTCTTCGACCGAGGCGCTGGCTCTGAATAAAATCCCGGAGAACCTGGTCGTTGTCGGAGGCGGTTATATCGGTCTTGAACTCGGGACAGCCTTTGCCAAACTCGGCTCCAAAGTGACGGTTGTCGAGGCCTTGCCCAAGATACTGCCGCAATACGATGCGGAGCTGACCCGGCCAATCGTCAAGCATATCAATGAGTTAGGTATGACGATACTAACCGGAGCCAAGGCCAAGGGCATGAGCACCAAGGGCGATGCGCTGCTGATCGAAACCGTGGACGACCAGGATGAAAGAATCCCGGCTGACAAAGTGCTGGTGACCGTCGGCCGCAAGCCGGTGACGACCGGCTGGGGTCTTGAGGAAATCGACCTCGACATGGACGGAAAGTTCGTCAGAATCGATGATAAGTGCCGCACCTCGATGCGGGGCGTTTATGCCATCGGCGACGTGACAGGCGAACCCATGCTCGCACACCGTGCCATGGCGCAGGGCGAAATGGTGGCGGAAATCATTGCCGGCGAGAACCGCAGCTGGGACAAACGCGCCATTGCCGCGGTGTGTTTTACCGATCCCGAGATTGTTTCTGTTGGCTTTTCTCCCGAAGAGGCGAAGCAAGCCGGCCACGAAATCAAGATCGGCCTGTTTCCCTTCGCCGCCAATGGCCGCGCCATGACACAGGAGGGCGAGGAGGGATTCGTCCGCGTCGTCGCCGCTGCCGGCAACCATCTTATCCTCGGAATCCAGGCGGTCGGGCAGGGCGTATCGGAGCTCTCGGCCTCCTTTGCCCTTGCCCTGGAGATGGGTGCGCGACTGGAGGATATCGCCGGGACGATCCACGCCCACCCGACGCAGAGCGAAGGTTTTCAGGAAGCCGCCCTCAAGGCGCTGGGACACGCGCTGCATATTTGAGCGCAACTCAACGCAATCAGATTGAAGCTCCAGGTTGAAAATCCTGCGCCAGTTTCGCGGATTCTTGCATCAGAATCGGGAGTCCCTGCGCAGGAATGACTCCAACTTGCATCAAAAAAGTTTTGGAATGGCGGTTCATGGGGCCGAAATGCCGAAAAAACGCCCGGAAGAAGGCATCTCGCCGCAGAATTAATTGAACGATCGTTCAATTAATTCTCGGGGTGCTTCGGGTCTAAAAAATAGCCGGACTTGCGTCCGGCTTAATGGGGGGAACCAGGCGCGCGCCAAAATTCGGGGAGGAGGAGCCGCGCCTAGTCTTTATGATGTACTCCTGTTGGAGCCATACTTCAAGGACTAATACTTTTGATGTATATCACTCTAATACCGCCACTGCGTCAACTTCCAGCATATAATCGGGGTCGGTCAACGCCGCTACGCCGACCAGCGTGTCGGTTGGCTTGTGATCGTTGAACAAGGAAATGCGTCCTTCTTCGATCATGGCCAAGTGCTCGCGCTGATAATTGGCGACCAAGATTGTCAGCTTCGTAACCTGTCGAGGCTCCGCGCCCGCAGCGGCAAGCGCCCTGCCGATGTTTGCAAA
This is a stretch of genomic DNA from Phyllobacterium zundukense. It encodes these proteins:
- a CDS encoding alpha-ketoacid dehydrogenase subunit beta, with the translated sequence MSRKTMIEAIRDAMDIMMERDDNVVVFGEDVGFFGGVFRCTQGLQAKYGKTRCFDAPISEAGIVGAAIGMAAYGLKPCIEIQFADYVYPAYDQIVSEAARLRYRSNGDFTCPIVVRMPVGGGIFGGQTHSQSPEALFTHVSGLKVVVPSNPHDAKGLLISAIEDPDPVIFLEPKRLYNGPFDGHYDRPVTPWSKHDLGEVPDGHYTVPLGKAIKRREGSKLTILAYGTMVYVAEAAAEEHGIDAEIIDLRTLLPLDLETIIESVSKTGRCVVVHEATLTSGFGAELAALVQEHCFYKLEAPVARVTGWDTPYPHAQEWDYFPGPVRLGRALVETLEG
- the lpdA gene encoding dihydrolipoyl dehydrogenase, producing MKDISCKLLVIGAGPGGYICAIRAGQLNVDTVIVEAAKVGGTCLMVGCIPSKALIHAAQEFEKVAHFAANRTPLGISVGEPAIDFSKTIAWKDGIVSRLNNGVAGLLKKANVKIVTGKAKFRDGKTVEVETLTGQQIIRAENVVIATGSAPVEIPSLPFGGNVISSTEALALNKIPENLVVVGGGYIGLELGTAFAKLGSKVTVVEALPKILPQYDAELTRPIVKHINELGMTILTGAKAKGMSTKGDALLIETVDDQDERIPADKVLVTVGRKPVTTGWGLEEIDLDMDGKFVRIDDKCRTSMRGVYAIGDVTGEPMLAHRAMAQGEMVAEIIAGENRSWDKRAIAAVCFTDPEIVSVGFSPEEAKQAGHEIKIGLFPFAANGRAMTQEGEEGFVRVVAAAGNHLILGIQAVGQGVSELSASFALALEMGARLEDIAGTIHAHPTQSEGFQEAALKALGHALHI
- a CDS encoding RidA family protein, translating into MTLKCINPDGISTPQTYSHVIVATGSRMIFIAGQVAEDSQGNLVGRGDMTAQARQVFANIGRALAAAGAEPRQVTKLTILVANYQREHLAMIEEGRISLFNDHKPTDTLVGVAALTDPDYMLEVDAVAVLE